The following is a genomic window from Candidatus Krumholzibacteriia bacterium.
CAGCCTTCTGGCTCCCGCCATGAACACGGGAATGTGGAAGAACCCTGCCATGGTTGAGAACCTCACGATTCTTGAAACCCGCGGATACTTGCGGGTCGGGCCCGGTTCCGGGGAGCTGGCCTGTGGCGATGACGATGAAGGTCGCATGGCCGAACCGGAGGAAATACTGGAGGCCCTGGTCGCCCTGAGCGGGCGAAGGGAGGGCCTGCTTTCCGGGAAGAAGGTGCTGCTCAGCGCCGGGCCGACGCGGGAGGCGCTGGATCCGCTGCGCTACCTCAGCAATCCTTCCACAGGAACCATGGGCTTGGCACTGGCCCGGGCTGCCTGGATCGAGGGTGCAGATGTCAGTCTGGTCGCCGGTCCCGGCGTGGGCAGCCTGGAAGCCGACATCGAGAGATGCGATGTCACAAGTGCCGAGGAAATGGCCGAAGCTCTTCTCTCCCGGGCCGATGATGCCGATCTGGTCTTCATGGCCGCCGCCGTGGCGGACTATCGTCCTGCGCAAGTAGCAGAAGACAAGATGCAGAAGGTGGAGGGAGACCTGAATCTTCTTCTGGAGAGAACCACGGACATTCTCATGGAAATGAAGCATCGCAAGCTTACCGCCTTCCGTGTGGGCTTTGCCATGGAGACGGGCGATCCGCAATCCCGCGCTCTTGCCAAGCTGGAGTCCAAGGGGCTGGATCTGATTGTCGCCAATGACCTGCGGGAAGAGGGGGCCGGTTTTGGAAGAGACAGCAACCGGGTGACGGTCTTCGGCCCCGATGGGTTCCGGCAGGAGTATCCCCTCATGGACAAGTGGCAACTGGCCTCGGAACTGATTTCTCTCGCAGCGGAGAGAAGCGGGAGCAAAAGAGGAGCCGCCAATGGCTGATCAGGAAGAAGCCCGTCGTCTGCTGGCCGGATGGATTCGGCAACAGAAGAAAGACGGCGTGGAAAGAGTGGTTCTGGACCGGGACACTCTCCGGAAGGAAGCGGCGCCCGCTGTGGCAGCAGAATCTCCGCCCGTCATTGAGAAGCCCGCAGAAGACAGCTCCCCCCTGGAAGACCTTCACCGCAAGATCGCCGCCTGTTCTTCCTGCGGACTTGCAGAGACCCGCACGCAGACCGTTCCCGGCGTAGGCAACTCCCGGGCGAAACTTGTATTCGTGGGGGAAGCTCCGGGCGCCGATGAGGACCGTCTGGGAGTACCCTTCGTGGGCCGTGGCGGGCAACTCCTCGACAAGATCCTTGCCGCCATTGATCTGCGCAGGGAAGATGTCTATATCTGCAACATCCTCAAGTGCCGTCCGCCTGAGAACCGCAATCCCGCCGCCGATGAAATCCTCGCCTGCAGCCCTTTCCTGCGACAACAACTGGAAGTTCTGGAGCCGAAGATCATCGTGGCATTGGGACTTTTTGCAGCTCAGTGGCTCACCGGGCAAAAAAAGTCGCTCACCAAGTTGCGCGAGACAGGTCCGCACGAGTATGCTGGAATTCGGGTCTATGCCACCTACCATCCGGCGGCCCTCCTGAGAAATCCGAACTGGAAGAGACCGGCCTGGGATGACTTTCAGGCCATCCGCAAGGAGTATGATCGACAGTGAGCGCGACCAGGGAATCAGCGGTTCGAAAGAGTTCTGCCACGGAGACGGCGAGGGAGGGGCATCGCCTGCCCCCCCAGAACACGGAGGCCGAGGAAGCGGTTCTCGGTGCCCTGCTTCTGGATCGGGAGGCCATTCATCAGGCGATGGAACTCCTGGAACCCGTACACTTCTACGTTCCCCGCAATGGAGACATTTTCCAGGCCATGACTTCGCTCTATCAAAAGAGCCGACCGGTGGATCTGGTTACCCTGACCGAAGAGTTGAACAAGGCCGGCAAACTGGATTCTTCCGGGGGTGCCAGTTACCTGGGCAGCCTTCAGGCCAGCGTCGCCACGAGCGCCAATGTGGCGCACTATGCGAATATCGTCATGGAGAAGTACATCCTTCGCCGCCTGATCAGTTCAGCAGCTTCCATTGTGGATACCTGCTATTCTGCCGTGGAAGACGCAAGCGAGGCTCTTGACCGGGCCGAGGCCGAGATTCTTTCCATCAGTCAGGGTCGCGACAAGCAGAGCTTCGAGCCGGTGAAGAACATCCTCATGGGTTCATTCGAGAGACTTCAGAAGCAGGCTGAAGCGGGGGGCGCCCTGACCGGAGTTCCCACAGGATTCACCAAGCTGGATGAAATGACCGGCGGGCTTCAGCCCGGAGACATGATTATCGCCGCAGGCCGTCCGAGTATGGGCAAGACGGCGCTCTGTCTGAATATCGCGCAGAATGCCGCCATCGAGCACAAGCAGAAGGTCGCCATCTTCTCTCTGGAAATGAGCAAGGAAGCTCTGGTGCAGAGAATGCTGACCTCCGAGGCTCGCGTGAATGCCCACCGACTTCGCTCCGGGAACATGAAGAACGAGGACTGGGCGCTTCTGACCGAAGCGGCCGGGCATCTCAATCAGGCGGAAGTCTATATCGACGATTCTGCGGGATCTTCGGTTCTCGAAATGCGGGCCAAGGCCCGGCGGCTTCAGGCCCAGTTCGGTCTGGACCTGATCATCGTCGATTATCTCCAGTTGATGCGGGCATCGGGTCGCTCGGACAATCGCCAGCAGGAGATCACCGAGATCAGCCGAAATCTCAAGGGATTGGCCAAGGAACTTCATGTGCCGGTTCTGGCTCTCAGCCAGCTCAGCCGTGCTGTCATGCAAAGGGGCGGCGATCACAAGCCCATGCTCTCGGACCTGAGGGAGTCTGGTTCCCTGGAACAGGATGCCGATCTGGTGATGTTCATTCATCGCCCGGAGATGTTCAAGCCGGAGGATGATGAACTGCTCGGTCGCGCGGAACTGATTATCGGCAAGCAGCGAAACGGGCCCACGGGGACGATCCGCCTGACCTTCCACAAGGACTACACCCGTTTCGAAAATCCCGCGCCCGATGAATACGACTACATTGATGCCTAAACGATGGTGGGCGCCCGCCTGGCTGATTCTGGTGCTTCTGGCCTCCCTGGTCTGGGAACTCTCAGGTCAGACCCTGCTGCTTTTGATGATTCCGGCTCTCTTCCTTCGCCGATACTCTTCTTCGGGCGGAGGCTGAGGCTAGCCTGAGCGCCGGGGGCGCTAACACGATGCACGAGCACTTCACACATAAGCCCGGATACGAAGAAGCCCGCTGCCGAAATCGACAGCGGGCGATCCTTGTCTCAACGGACGGCCGAATCCGTCAGAGGGCTTACTTCTTCCAGAAGTAGAGCAGAATCAGCAGGGCCAGCAGTCCGGTAAAGCCAGTGCCGAACTGGGCCACCAGGTTGGTCAGGTTCGTCACAACACTGGTGCTTCCGAAGAAGCTACCGCCAAAGAGGATCTCGATCACAACCGACACGGCAATGAGGGTCATCATGAGCCCCACGATATCCTTGAGCCAGCCGTTAACGGTTCCAATGATCTGTTGCATTTCTCTCTCCTTCGCTAGGTTCTCTTACCCAATTTGAGAAGTATGACGATGCATGAGCTACACAACATCATACTTTGGGGATTGTCGGGCAAACGGCAAAGCTTGCAAGGAGTATTTTCTTTAGGGGAAGATATTCAAGGATAACTGATTCTGGTTCATGAACTTGGACTTCCCTGGGGAATATCCCCCAAACCCCGGTTTTTCCCCTTATCTCTTGACCTGCCCCTTGCGAGCAGTCTTTATGGGGGTATGCGACCCCTGAAGCAGACCAGCCTCTTTTTCGGAAGAAAGATCTTTCTCTGGATCGAGGAACTCGGTGCGGGCTCTCTGCTCCTTGCCCAGATCTTCCGCTACACCCCCCGCTTTCAATTCAGCGGAAATGTGCTCGCTCAACAGATGCTGGAAATCGGGAACCGTTCGATGCCCCTGGTCGTCGTGGTTTCCCTCTTCAGCGGAGCCGTCACGGCGGTGCAGGCCAGCTATCAGTTCGAGGCCTATGTCCCGCTGATTCTTCTAGGAAGCACGGTCTATCGCTCGGTGGTGATCGAACTGGGCCCGGTGCTGACGGGTCTTGTCGTGGGAGGACGGGTTTCGGCGGCTATTGCCGCAGAGATCGGAACCATGAAGGTCACCGAGCAGGTTGATGCGCTGGAAGCCATGGCCATCCCGCCCGTGCGTTATCTGGTCCTGCCCCGCTTCTGGGCCGGCGTGGTCATGCTGCCGGTCATCACGGCCATTGCGGATCTGCTGGCCGTGGGCGGTGCCTGGGCCGTGAGCCTTCTCACGGTTCCCCGCATGACTCACCATCTGTTTATCGAGGGCATCCGCTTGCACTTCTATCCCCACGACTTCTTTGCCGGTTTGCTCAAGTCCCTGTTCTTCGGCATGATTATCACGGCTTCCGGCAGTTACTTCGGTCTGAAGGCCAGTGGCGGCGCAGAAGGCGTGGGCAAGGCCGCCATGCAGGCCGTCGTGGCCAGTTGCCTTCTGATTCTGGTTCTCGACTATTTCCTGGCCACGGTGCTTTTCCAGGTTCTCTTTGAAGGAGGCCTGTAGTGGAAGAGGTTCTGATTCGAATCCGTGGACTCTGCAAGAGCTTCGAGGGGCAGGATGTGCTTCGTGGCGTGGATCTGGATTTCTACCGTGGGGAGACTCTGGCCATTCTGGGAGGAAGCGGCACAGGGAAAAGCGTGCTGGTCAAGCACCTCATCCGCCTTCTGGAACCGGATGAAGGCTTGATCGAAATGGAAGGCCGCGATGTGAGTCACCTGAAGGGACAGGAACTCTGGGCGCATCGACGGCGTTTCGGCTATCTTTTCCAGAGTTCGGCACTTTTCGATTCCCTGAGCGTGGGAGAGAATGTGGGACTCGGGCTTCGGGAGAATACGAAACTGCCGGAAGAGGAAATCTTGTCGATTATCTTCGAGAAACTTCGCCTGGTGGGACTGGAAGGCGTGGAGGACAAGAGGCCTTCGGAGCTTTCCGGGGGAATGCGAAAACGCGTCGGTCTGGCCCGGGCTATTGCCATGGAGCCGGAAGTGATCATCTACGACGAGCCGACCACGGGTCTAGATCCGGTGACCGGTACGGTCATCGGGCAGTTGATTCTGGATATGAAAGAGAATCTCAAGGTCAGTTCCCTGGTCGTGACCCACGACATCCCCCTGGTCTTCCGGGTGGCAGACCGGGTGGTCCTGCTCCAGCAGGGAGAAATCATCTTTGAAGGAACTGCGGAAGCTCTCCGGGAGTCCGCAGATCCACGGGTTTGTGCCTTTGTAGAAGGGCATCAGTCTTAGGAGGACTTGTGAGAAGAAACATCGAACTTCAGGTGGGGCTTCTGGTGGTTTTCGCCATGATCGCCACGACCTTCTGGCTCCTCTTCCTCAAGGAGTTCAAGTTCCAGATCGCGACCTGGCCTGTTCATGTCAATTTCCCCGAGACGGCCGGGATCACCGAGGGCGCTCCGGTCTACGTTCTGGGAGTGAAAAAAGGCGATGTGGGGAAGATCGAACTGGAGCGGAACGGGGTGGTGCTGACCCTGGAAATCGAGGAAGGGGTAGAACTGAGCAAGGACGCTCTCTTCTTCGTTCAACCCGACCTCATGGGACCGACCTATGTCAATGTCAGGCAGGGGACGAGCTCCGAAACCCTGTCTGAGGGCGCCCGGGTTTCCGGGGTGGCCCACGCCGAACTGGGAGCCCTTCTGGAGGACACGGCCCAGTTGCTGGCCCGCCTTGACATTATGGGAGAGCGCCTCGGGGCCCTGATTGCCGGGGAAGGCATGGACTCCATTATGATCGATCTTGGAAGCGGGGCCCGGGATCTTCGGTTTCTGGCGGGAGAAGGAAGACTGCGTCTGCCGAAGGCACTCGCTGACCTGGAAGGCCTGAGCCAGGAGCTTCGCGATTTTGTGGGAAGCGGTCAGGGCTTTCTCACTCGTGGAGAGGAAAGCCTGCTTCCCCTGATCGGACGATTTGACAGCCTTCTCATCGACCTGAACGCCGCCGGGCCCGGGATCCGGAGCCTCGGTCGCAGTCTGGAGTCAGGCGAGGGCACTCTGGGACGGCTTCTCAATGAAGAGGACGTCTACCAGGATATCAAGATGACTCTCCAGAGCGTGGATTCCCTGATTCAGGACATCCGGGCCCATCCGACGAAGTACTTCAAACTGGAGATTTTCTAGGACATTTCCGGACATTTTGGCAGGCGGGCTTCCATTTTCCCGCCCGCCTTGATTTTCCCCCGCTCTT
Proteins encoded in this region:
- the coaBC gene encoding bifunctional phosphopantothenoylcysteine decarboxylase/phosphopantothenate--cysteine ligase CoaBC; the encoded protein is MNSPAFPAPRLRGIRVLLAVSGGIAAYKSAYLLRQLRSEGAEVLVCMTEAATRFVAPLTFETLSSNPVVQDLWNPALEKSIGGDVEHIGLVRWADFAILAPATLNTLGKIAQGQADDALSTFFAAFPASRSLLAPAMNTGMWKNPAMVENLTILETRGYLRVGPGSGELACGDDDEGRMAEPEEILEALVALSGRREGLLSGKKVLLSAGPTREALDPLRYLSNPSTGTMGLALARAAWIEGADVSLVAGPGVGSLEADIERCDVTSAEEMAEALLSRADDADLVFMAAAVADYRPAQVAEDKMQKVEGDLNLLLERTTDILMEMKHRKLTAFRVGFAMETGDPQSRALAKLESKGLDLIVANDLREEGAGFGRDSNRVTVFGPDGFRQEYPLMDKWQLASELISLAAERSGSKRGAANG
- a CDS encoding uracil-DNA glycosylase — translated: MADQEEARRLLAGWIRQQKKDGVERVVLDRDTLRKEAAPAVAAESPPVIEKPAEDSSPLEDLHRKIAACSSCGLAETRTQTVPGVGNSRAKLVFVGEAPGADEDRLGVPFVGRGGQLLDKILAAIDLRREDVYICNILKCRPPENRNPAADEILACSPFLRQQLEVLEPKIIVALGLFAAQWLTGQKKSLTKLRETGPHEYAGIRVYATYHPAALLRNPNWKRPAWDDFQAIRKEYDRQ
- the dnaB gene encoding replicative DNA helicase, with the protein product MSATRESAVRKSSATETAREGHRLPPQNTEAEEAVLGALLLDREAIHQAMELLEPVHFYVPRNGDIFQAMTSLYQKSRPVDLVTLTEELNKAGKLDSSGGASYLGSLQASVATSANVAHYANIVMEKYILRRLISSAASIVDTCYSAVEDASEALDRAEAEILSISQGRDKQSFEPVKNILMGSFERLQKQAEAGGALTGVPTGFTKLDEMTGGLQPGDMIIAAGRPSMGKTALCLNIAQNAAIEHKQKVAIFSLEMSKEALVQRMLTSEARVNAHRLRSGNMKNEDWALLTEAAGHLNQAEVYIDDSAGSSVLEMRAKARRLQAQFGLDLIIVDYLQLMRASGRSDNRQQEITEISRNLKGLAKELHVPVLALSQLSRAVMQRGGDHKPMLSDLRESGSLEQDADLVMFIHRPEMFKPEDDELLGRAELIIGKQRNGPTGTIRLTFHKDYTRFENPAPDEYDYIDA
- a CDS encoding ABC transporter permease; amino-acid sequence: MRPLKQTSLFFGRKIFLWIEELGAGSLLLAQIFRYTPRFQFSGNVLAQQMLEIGNRSMPLVVVVSLFSGAVTAVQASYQFEAYVPLILLGSTVYRSVVIELGPVLTGLVVGGRVSAAIAAEIGTMKVTEQVDALEAMAIPPVRYLVLPRFWAGVVMLPVITAIADLLAVGGAWAVSLLTVPRMTHHLFIEGIRLHFYPHDFFAGLLKSLFFGMIITASGSYFGLKASGGAEGVGKAAMQAVVASCLLILVLDYFLATVLFQVLFEGGL
- a CDS encoding ABC transporter ATP-binding protein translates to MEEVLIRIRGLCKSFEGQDVLRGVDLDFYRGETLAILGGSGTGKSVLVKHLIRLLEPDEGLIEMEGRDVSHLKGQELWAHRRRFGYLFQSSALFDSLSVGENVGLGLRENTKLPEEEILSIIFEKLRLVGLEGVEDKRPSELSGGMRKRVGLARAIAMEPEVIIYDEPTTGLDPVTGTVIGQLILDMKENLKVSSLVVTHDIPLVFRVADRVVLLQQGEIIFEGTAEALRESADPRVCAFVEGHQS
- a CDS encoding MlaD family protein; translation: MRRNIELQVGLLVVFAMIATTFWLLFLKEFKFQIATWPVHVNFPETAGITEGAPVYVLGVKKGDVGKIELERNGVVLTLEIEEGVELSKDALFFVQPDLMGPTYVNVRQGTSSETLSEGARVSGVAHAELGALLEDTAQLLARLDIMGERLGALIAGEGMDSIMIDLGSGARDLRFLAGEGRLRLPKALADLEGLSQELRDFVGSGQGFLTRGEESLLPLIGRFDSLLIDLNAAGPGIRSLGRSLESGEGTLGRLLNEEDVYQDIKMTLQSVDSLIQDIRAHPTKYFKLEIF